A DNA window from Verrucomicrobiota bacterium contains the following coding sequences:
- a CDS encoding c-type cytochrome codes for MYIRTLLLFVVFTPFVFGDETVPKVDPGLVAFRDRCMACHLQTGMGIREMNAPSIAGLPRWYISDQLRKFRRDERGFDDEDSSGNLMKANASALDERSIAFLGRHIENLPPNLNRNTLKAPVLEAGKQLYQQNCLKCHGESAEGNRQERVPPLTSQQDWYLLRQMGNFTSAKRIHFDSDKLTLSEKDMADIIAWISSL; via the coding sequence ATGTATATCCGCACCCTCCTTCTCTTCGTCGTTTTCACCCCTTTCGTTTTTGGGGATGAAACTGTGCCAAAAGTGGACCCAGGTCTTGTTGCATTCCGGGATCGATGCATGGCTTGCCACCTTCAAACCGGCATGGGCATTCGCGAAATGAATGCGCCTTCCATCGCCGGTCTTCCCCGGTGGTATATTTCGGATCAATTGAGGAAATTCCGCCGAGATGAGCGTGGCTTTGATGATGAAGATTCTTCAGGAAATCTCATGAAGGCCAACGCATCAGCCCTCGACGAACGCTCCATCGCTTTTCTTGGAAGACACATTGAGAACCTGCCTCCCAACCTAAACAGAAATACGCTCAAGGCTCCAGTCCTTGAAGCCGGAAAACAACTCTACCAACAAAACTGCCTCAAATGCCACGGTGAGTCCGCTGAAGGAAATCGCCAGGAGCGGGTTCCCCCGCTTACCAGCCAACAAGATTGGTATTTGTTAAGACAGATGGGGAATTTTACTTCGGCCAAACGCATTCACTTTGATTCGGACAAACTGACATTATCAGAAAAAGACATGGCCGATATTATTGCCTGGATCAGTTCTTTATAA
- a CDS encoding transposase, giving the protein MSRNPRIESSDGLYHVINRGNYRASIFETEGARLAFQTTLFEACERSGWRLYAYCIMSNHFHLCIGTPKGNLSEGMRWLQATFAARFHKCRKVHGHLFQGRFKSLVVEPGSYWLSLIDYIHLNPLNAGIVDRESLASYHWSSLWHFPKRSIRPFFMDASWLDYSQDCDDSKGGWVRYLNTLKLRWETNPKLQAKLEKQLNSGWCIGSKEFKEDLASEYFLTKGPLRMEKKELKEFNELQWEKFVQRALSELNFSEEDISKSSYSVRWKLAIANHLKRSSSAPNPWLSKRLNMGVPNAVSNNCGRYQREEEIRCEYAKQLKNMKYEH; this is encoded by the coding sequence ATGAGCCGCAATCCACGAATCGAAAGTAGTGATGGACTTTACCATGTAATTAATCGCGGAAATTACCGTGCCTCTATTTTTGAAACAGAAGGGGCACGGCTGGCCTTTCAAACAACCCTGTTCGAAGCCTGCGAACGAAGTGGATGGCGACTTTATGCCTACTGCATTATGTCGAATCATTTCCATCTCTGTATAGGTACCCCCAAAGGAAACCTGTCTGAAGGGATGCGCTGGTTGCAGGCGACGTTTGCCGCTAGATTTCACAAGTGCCGAAAAGTGCACGGTCATTTATTTCAAGGACGTTTCAAGTCATTGGTGGTGGAACCCGGCTCGTATTGGCTTAGCTTAATAGACTACATTCATTTGAATCCACTCAATGCAGGAATTGTCGACCGTGAATCTCTTGCCAGTTACCACTGGTCGAGCCTGTGGCATTTTCCCAAACGATCCATCCGACCGTTCTTCATGGATGCTTCTTGGTTGGATTACAGCCAGGATTGTGACGATAGCAAAGGAGGATGGGTGCGTTACCTTAATACCTTAAAATTGAGGTGGGAAACAAATCCGAAGCTTCAAGCTAAACTAGAAAAACAACTGAATAGTGGCTGGTGTATAGGAAGTAAGGAATTCAAAGAGGATCTGGCTTCCGAGTACTTTTTAACAAAAGGGCCCCTGCGAATGGAGAAGAAGGAGCTGAAGGAATTTAATGAACTTCAATGGGAGAAGTTTGTTCAAAGAGCCCTTTCTGAGCTGAACTTTAGTGAAGAAGACATTTCCAAAAGCTCTTATTCAGTTCGCTGGAAACTGGCGATTGCCAATCATCTAAAAAGGAGTTCTTCGGCCCCCAACCCTTGGCTAAGTAAACGGTTGAATATGGGCGTACCCAACGCCGTGAGTAATAACTGCGGCCGTTACCAAAGAGAGGAAGAAATCCGTTGTGAATACGCGAAGCAGCTAAAGAATATGAAATATGAACATTGA